In Trichoderma asperellum chromosome 1, complete sequence, a single window of DNA contains:
- a CDS encoding uncharacterized protein (EggNog:ENOG41~TransMembrane:1 (o590-612i)) produces MVRAAPPHRVQGRHQVRLFPLPRPKCLTYTVIGPRKPRRTPCSSTLLEAVKHRLSRPMLSQNLLLLTFIPLGKVVKGGGDKEPPGPIFWEIDLASRAKFRYCSTGVDEMRLGALIIAAAAGIVYANDPAPVSFDAGEWLGIDGNWSTIKVLLGSNSDLVNVLLSTSLSEFWAIGPGGCLKTTSPSQHDRGPPLARGLGGPDRQHLSPSSSQGAELDIIEEPHCATSRGGIYTPFESKHWSYMGIWQLGLDYLGYGGNGQYGLDTVNAYSTITDIGFGMSNVLMSAINTTDYYIGLFGLGITQGSFGHEIAQSPLTQAVRTFGWIPSYSYGYTAGASYRNIPVSITLGGSDTARYVPHDIDFTLTPQDNMPRALVRGIEASTNSGTEKPKKWYSQTSSLSGWDNSFTALIDSTTPYLWLPNAVCDQFADAFNLTYNSTFDLYTLTNEQYNAYGSSDSFTFTFSLSSFDNHDNFGSPLNVPGLVNITVPMQAFVGLLQYPFKHRAIKYGDPAVPYFALRRSQNDSSIIIGRSFLQEAYLITKYDEAVFSVYQAKFPQRPVTDANLIPIKQPNNSPYPGPPTQTSAKLNTAQLVGIAVGAILLCLLCLVSVCYMCRRRKSETKGDETSTKEAKDSASTMVPDTPRIPKPAIFCRFSRRKRSRSEKADISPTVATSNFMEAPDSEIYELPAPVAPVELDASDGDDDDISIIGITTLGAETTQSLSAYEVARRKLDRQLQGPLPEYFPPSLKIVLPQEKSFSYIASPTQTTSSKEITPVSPIRSGIGTASLPGSLPSPISSGSGYNSHMGSIPYPTTVSAAGQSSEEKYNDDIMQSETSQPNTRFSNNLVALHSNDALSSMACQKTPIDPTNIMCLGNLPENLQSLRHSIMLAHIVSQENRDSDSDFTPRFNADCHLSNHSLGSNYTEEEDRMMQEMTRQATFSMARSQRDPCSTEHTLERSEEQCLSHEITSPQFSPAEERIDGNDIVHVPQMAEKRYSWED; encoded by the exons ATGGTGCGCGCCGCGCCGCCACACCGAGTCCAGGGTCGCCATCAGGTCAG ACTATTTCCCCTGCCTCGCCCGAAATGTCTGACTTACACGGTAATTGGGCCGAGGAAACCCA GGCGTACGCCATGTAGTAGTACTCTCCTTG AAGCGGTCAAGCATAGACTGTCTCGACCGATGCTATCGCAAAATCTTCTACTACTG ACGTTCATCCCTCTCGGTAAAGTTGTCAAGGGCGGCGGCGACAAGGAACCTCCAGGCCCCATTTTCTGGGAGATCGACCTGGCATCT CGCGCGAAGTTTCGGTATTGCAGCACTGGCGTCGACGAAATGCGTCTTGGTGCTCTGATAAttgcggcagcagctggtaTTGTCTATGCAAATGATCCGGCCCCGGTGTCATTCGATGCCGGAGAATG GCTTGGAATTGACGGGAACTGGTCGACTATCAAAGTTTTGCTGGGGTCAAATTCAGATCTTGTCAATGTTCTCTTGAGCACATCGCTTTCCGAATTTTGGGCGATTGGACCTGGAGGGTGTTTAAAAACTACATCGCCGTCTCAGCATGATCGAGGTCCGCCGCTTGCAAGAGGTCTCGGGGGGCCCGACCGCCAAcatctctctccttcatctAGCCAAGGAGCTGAATTGGATATCATAGAGGAACCACATTGTGCTACTTCTCGCGGTGGCATTTATACGCCCTTTGAATCTAAACATTGGTCCTACATGGGAATTTGGCAACTCGGATTGGATTATCTGGGATACGGTGGCAACGGGCAATATGGGCTCGACACAGTCAACGCATACAGCACCATTACCGATATCGGTTTTGGAATGTCCAATGTCCTTATGTCTGCCATCAACACAACAGACTATTACATAGGTCTTTTCGGGCTAGGAATTACTCAGGGCAGCTTTGGCCATGAGATAGCTCAGTCACCTTTGACGCAAGCCGTCCGCACCTTTGGATGGATCCCCAGCTACAGCTACGGCTATACTGCCGGTGCTTCTTATC GAAATATTCCAGTTTCCATTACTTTGGGTGGCTCTGACACAGCTAGATACGTCCCGCACGACATTGACTTCACATTAACTCCGCAAGATAATATGCCTCGCGCCTTAGTTCGAGGTATAGAAGCCTCTACGAATAGCGGTACcgaaaaaccaaaaaaatgGTATTCCCAAACTTCCAGCCTCTCAGGCTGGGACAATTCTTTCACTGCCTTGATTGATAgtactactccgtatctGTGGCTACCGAATGCTGTGTGTGATCAGTTTGCAGATGCTTTCAACTTGACCTACAACAGCACCTTTGATTTGTATACTCTGACGAATGAGCAATACAATGCCTACGGCTCATCCGACTCATTTACATTTACGTTTAGCCTCTCGAGCTTTGACAACCATGATAACTTTGGGTCTCCGTTGAATGTGCCCGGATTGGTCAATATCACCGTGCCAATGCAAGCGTTCGTTGGCTTACTACAATATCCATTTAAGCACCGGGCTATCAAATATGGAGACCCGGCTGTCCCATACTTTGCATTGCGGAGGTCTCAAAATGATTCTTCAATCATCATTGGCCGCTCATTCCTGCAGGAGGCATACCTGATCACCAAATACGACGAGGCCGTATTTTCAGTATACCAGGCCAAATTTCCTCAGCGGCCCGTAACAGATGCGAATTTGATACCGATTAAGCAGCCAAATAACAGTCCTTACCCAGGGCCACCGACTCAAACCAGTGCCAAGCTAAACACAGCGCAATTGGTAGGTATCGCTGTTGGAGCCATCTTGCTGTGCCTACTCTGTCTTGTGAGCGTGTGCTACATGTGCCGCCGAAGGAAGTCGGAGACGAAAGGCGACGAAACAAGCACCAAGGAAGCGAAAGACAGCGCGTCTACTATGGTTCCGGATACACCTAGGATACCTAAACCCGCCATATTTTGCAGGTTTTCAAGACGAAAAAGGTCAAGAAGTGAAAAGGCCGACATAAGCCCTACCGTTGCCACATCGAACTTCATGGAGGCGCCAGATTCAGAAATTTACGAACTCCCTGCTCCAGTGGCTCCCGTGGAACTCGATGCCAGCGATGGAGATGACGACGATATCTCAATAATCGGCATTACGACTCTAGGCGCCGAAACTACACAGAGCCTCAGCGCATATGAAGTAGCACGGAGGAAGCTTGATAGACAGCTTCAAGGACCTCTCCCAGAATATTTCCCACCATCGCTGAAAATCGTACTGCCTCAAGAGAAATCATTTTCATATATTGCTAGTCCAACTCAAACAACCTCGAGCAAAGAGATAACCCCAGTCTCTCCAATTAGATCGGGAATAGGGACCGCATCGCTCCCAGGATCGCTCCCTTCGCCCATCTCCTCTGGATCAGGATACAATAGCCACATGGGTAGCATACCCTATCCAACTACCGTATCTGCCGCAGGCCAATCTTctgaagaaaaatataacgACGATATTATGCAATCAGAGACCAGTCAACCAAACACGCGATTTTCAAATAATCTAGTCGCATTGCACTCTAACGACGCTTTATCATCTATGGCCTGTCAGAAAACTCCAATTGACCCAACAAACATCATGTGCCTAGGCAATCTTCCAGAAAACCTCCAGTCGCTTAGACACAGTATCATGTTGGCGCATATTGTCAGCCAGGAAAATCGAGACAGTGACAGCGACTTTACACCTCGATTTAACGCTGACTGCCACCTTTCTAATCATAGCCTGGGAAGTAACTAtacagaggaggaagatcGGATGATGCAGGAAATGACACGTCAAGCCACCTTCTCCATGGCCCGATCGCAGAGAGACCCCTGCTCAACCGAACATACTCTGGAGAGAAGTGAAGAGCAATGTTTGAGCCATGAAATAACGAGTCCTCAATTTTCGCCAGCAGAGGAACGTATAGATGGAAATGATATCGTTCATGTTCCCCAGATGGCAGAAAAACGATACAGCTGGGAAgactaa
- the TAH18 gene encoding NAPDH-dependent diflavin reductase (EggNog:ENOG41~BUSCO:EOG092D0UNZ), giving the protein MTGHERSVLVLYGSETGNAQDIAEELGRLCQRLHFKSHVEELDAVELSVLLQHQLVIFIISTTGQGDMPHNSLLFWKKLLRKKLPPNCLSRLKYSCFGLGDSTYLKFNWAARKLVRRLDQLGATTFVDICEADEQFPDGIDGSFVRWADDLRKHLLEHYPPPSGLEPIPDDTMLPARWSLGPALADLSEKVQVVDLSPLRLSDTNGTLTAPNLPPPGLLPIPAGWTATLTKNERLTPTEHWQDVRLASFDVPAHQSGGKIQCVPGDCLTLYPKNFPHDVQKLIDLMDWNNIADQPLNLSACESLPRNLYAPACCTLRDLLLNNIDITAIPRRSFLKNMSYFSTDEYHRERLLEFTMTEYIDEYFDYATRSRRSIIEVLDEFTSVKIPAERLLDVFPLIRGRDFSIANGGISANHPSNNDTTNVELLVAMVKYRTILRKPREGLCSRYLASLLPGSTLRVSYKPVLSPIHGTANSQRPLIAMATGTGVAPVRCLIHERLTHPSPAPMIIFFGNRNRAADYFFEDEWRTLSEVAAKKNTQLLVFTAFSRDQREKIYVQDLVRREAPRLEKLIPKRAIFAVCGGSSKMADSCKRAVFDPFVESGDEAARKEMLEAITWWQEIW; this is encoded by the exons ATGACTGGCCACGAGAGAAGCGTCTTGGTCCTGTACGGATCCGAGACGGGCAATGCTCAAGACATAGCCGAAGAGCTTGGCCGGCTGTGTCAGCGGCTGCATTTCAAGAGCCATGTCGAGGAGCTCGATGCCGTGGAACTC AGTGTCTTGCTGCAGCACCAGCTCGTGATATTTATCATCTCAACAACTGGCCAAGGCGACATGCCTCACAACTCACTTCTCTTCTGGAAGAAACTCTTGCGGAAGAAGTTGCCCCCAAATTGCTTGAGTCGGCTAAAGTATTCCTGTTTTGGTCTTGGCGACAGCACATATCTCAA GTTCAATTGGGCCGCGAGAAAGCTTGTTCGCAGACTAGACCAGCTTGGTGCTACCACATTCGTCGATATATGTGAAGCAGACGAACAGTTTCCAGATGG CATTGATGGTAGTTTCGTAAGATGGGCCGACGACCTAAGAAAGCACCTCCTAGAGCATTATCCGCCACCCTCAGGCTTAGAGCCAATACCCGACGACACCATGCTCCCAGCTCGTTGGTCTTTAGGTCCAGCATTAGCAGACCTTTCAGAAAAAGTCCAAGTTGTCGATTTATCTCCTCTCAGATTAAGCGACACAAATGGCACGCTCACGGCGCCAAACTTGCCTCCCCCCGGGCTTCTACCCATCCCCGCCGGATGGACAGCGACACTGACCAAGAATGAGAGACTTACTCCAACGGAACACTGGCAGGATGTTCGCCTTGCATCATTTGACGTCCCCGCCCATCAATCAGGTGGGAAAATTCAATGTGTTCCCGGAGACTGCCTTACGCTGTACCCAAAGAACTTTCCCCACGACGTCCAGAAGCTGATTGACCTTATGGACTGGAACAACATCGCCGACCAACCACTTAATCTATCTGCTTGCGAGTCTCTCCCGCGTAACCTCTATGCCCCAGCATGCTGTACGCTCCGCGACCTGCTCCTCAACAATATCGACATCACTGCCATCCCACGTCGTTCTTTCTTAAAGAACATGTCCTACTTCTCTACCGACGAATATCATCGTGAGCGGCTACTCGAGTTCACCATGACAGAGTACATAGACGAGTACTTTGACTATGCCACACGATCCCGCCGTAGCATTATCGAAGTCCTCGATGAATTCACCTCTGTCAAGATCCCGGCCGAGCGACTCCTCGATGTCTTCCCCTTAATCCGCGGCCGTGACTTTAGCATCGCCAACGGAGGCATATCAGCAAACCACCCTTCAAACAACGACACAACCAACGTCGAGCTTCTGGTCGCCATGGTGAAATACCGTACCATCCTGCGCAAACCCCGAGAAGGCCTCTGCTCTCGCTACCTCGCCAGCCTCCTCCCCGGCTCAACCCTGCGCGTCTCCTACAAACCAGTCCTGTCACCCATCCATGGCACCGCAAATTCCCAGCGGCCGCTTATAGCCATGGCCACGGGCACCGGCGTCGCGCCCGTCCGATGTCTCATCCACGAACGCCTCACACATCCCAGCCCAGCACCCATGATTATCTTCTTCGGCAACCGTAACCGTGCGGCCGATTACTTTTTCGAAGACGAATGGCGCACGCTGTCAGAGGtggcggcaaagaagaacACCCAACTCTTGGTATTCACGGCGTTCTCGAGAGACCAGCGCGAGAAGATTTATGTGCAGGACTTGGTTCGCCGGGAAGCACCGCggctggagaagctgatTCCCAAAAGGGCTATTTTTGCCGTCTGTGGAGGCTCTTCCAAGATGGCCGATTCATGCAAGCGTGCGGTCTTTGATCCTTTTGTCGAAAGCGGAGATGAGGCGGCGAGGAAGGAGATGTTGGAAGCGATAACATGGTGGCAGGAAATTTGGTAG
- the ILV2_1 gene encoding Acetolactate synthase, mitochondrial, producing the protein MIRNRPTRKATRALGQARAWTTPPTATLAQSKLPATQRTKVTATASAAPQTRPVPSPAFNLKPESRRHVQPLVNPSKPEMDESFIGKTGGEIFHEMMLRHGVKHIFGYPGGAILPVFDAIYNSEHFDFILPRHEQGAGHMAQGYARASGKPGVVLVTSGPGATNVITPMQDALSDGTPIVVFTGQVVTSAIGLDAFQECDTVGISRSACKWNCMVTSIAELPRRINEAFEIATSGRPGPVLIDLPKDITAGILRKAIPTQTRLPSFPSIASQAAKRLMEKQLNASLHRAAELIKVAKQPIIYAGQGIIQSEGGTELLRELADKCSIPVTTTLQGLGAFDERDEKSLHMLGMHGMAYANMSMQEADLIIALGARFDDRVVLNTSKFAPNAKAAAAEKRGGIIHFDILPKNINKVVQATEAIEGDVATNLKMLMPMLTPTSMEQRSEWFNKISEWKAKWPLSNYERADSPGGNGLIKPQSLIEELSDLTSKIDKKTIISTGVGQHQMWVAQHYTWREPRSFVTSGGLGTMGFGLPSAIGIAVARPDALVIDIDGDASFNMTLTELSTAAQFNIGVKVIILNNEEQGMVTQWQNLFYEDRYAHTHQKNPDFIKLADAMGVQARKVSKPEDVRASLEWLINTDGPALLEVVTDKKVPVLPMVPAGAGLHEFLVYDREKDKARRQLMRERTGGLHGS; encoded by the exons ATGATCCGAAATCGCCCTACGAGAAAGGCTACCCGCGCCCTTGGCCAGGCGAGGGCCTGGACGACGCCGCCCACAGCCACTCTTGCGCAGTCAAAGCTGCCCGCGACGCAAAGAACAAAGGTCACTGCTACCGCTTCTGCCGCGCC TCAGACTCGCCCTGTGCCCAGCCCCGCCTTCAACTTGAAACCCGAATCTCGTCGACATGTTCAGCCTCTTGTCAACCCATCGAAACCCGAGATGGATGAGTC GTTCATCGGAAAGACCGGCGGCGAAATCTTTCATGAGATGATGCTCAGACACGGTGTGAAGCATATTT TCGGCTACCCCGGAGGCGCCATTCTTCCTGTCTTTGACGCCATCTACAACTCGGAACACTTCGATTTCATCTTGCCTCGACACGAACAAGGCGCCGGCCACATGGCACAAG GGTACGCACGTGCCTCTGGAAAACCTGGCGTTGTACTCGTTACGTCGGGTCCGGGAGCGACCAATGTCATCACACCCATGCAAGATGCTCTCTCAGATGGCACTCCCATAGTGGTCTTCACTGGACAGGTCGTAACAAGTGCGATCGGACTTGACGCGTTTCAAGAGTGCGATACTGTGGGCATTAGCAGGAGTGCGTGCAAGTGGAATTGCATGGTTACAAGCATTGCTGAGCTCCCGCGTCGAATTAACGAGGCTTTCGAGATTGCTACCAGTGGTCGTCCTGGCCCTGTTCTCATTGACCTTCCTAAGGATATTACAGCTGGGATTCTTCGAAAGGCTATACCAACACAAACTCGCCTACCCTCTTTTCCAAGCATCGCTTCTCAGGCTGCCAAACGACTAATGGAGAAGCAGCTTAATGCCTCCCTTCATCGTGCTGCTGAGCTTATTAAAGTAGCTAAGCAGCCTATCATTTACGCTGGCCAAGGCATTATCCAGTCTGAGGGTGGAACTGAGCTTCTTCGCGAGCTAGCTGATAAGTGTTCTATTCCTGTTACAACAACTCTCCAGGGCCTTGGTGCATTTGATGAGCGTGACGAGAAGTCATTACACATGTTGGGtatgcatggcatggcatatGCCAATATGTCTATGCAGGAGGCAGACCTTATTATTGCTCTTGGTGCTCGCTTTGATGACCGTGTTGTCCTGAATACTTCAAAATTTGCTCCTAATGctaaagctgcagcagctgagaaGCGGGGCGGCATTATTCATTTTGATATATTGCCTAAGAATATTAACAAGGTCGTTCAAGCAACTGAGGCTATTGAGGGCGATGTTGCCACTAACCTCAAGATGCTTATGCCTATGCTCACACCTACAAGCATGGAGCAACGAAGCGAATGGTTTAACAAGATATCCGAATGGAAGGCCAAGTGGCCTCTATCCAACTATGAGCGCGCTGACTCTCCTGGAGGCAACGGTCTCATTAAACCCCAGTCCCTAATTGAGGAGCTGAGCGATCTCACCTCTAAAATTGACAAGAAAACAATCATCTCGACTGGAGTGGGCCAGCAT CAAATGTGGGTAGCACAGCACTACACGTGGAGAGAGCCTCGATCGTTTGTCACGAGCGGTGGACTAG GCACGATGGGCTTTGGGCTGCCAAGTGCGATTGGAATTGCAGTAGCGAGACCAGACGCCCTCGTGATTGACATTGACGGCGACGCGTCCTTTAACATGACCCTAACAGAGCTCTCCACCGCTGCTCAATTTAACATTGGCGTTAAGGTTATTATTCTGAATAACGAGGAGCAAGGCATGGTTACCCAATGGCAGAACCTGTTCTACGAGGACCGCTATGCACACACCCACCAGAAGAATCCGGACTTTATCAAGTTAGCCGACGCAATGGGTGTGCAGGCGAGGAAGGTCTCCAAGCCAGAGGACGTTCGGGCTAGCCTCGAGTGGCTCATCAACACAGACGGTCCAGCTCTTCTCGAGGTTGTTACCGATAAGAAGGTGCCTGTCCTGCCTATGGTACCAGCAGGTGCTGGCCTCCACGAGTTCTTGGTTTATGACAGAG AAAAGGACAAAGCCCGGCGACAGCTAATGCGCGAGCGAACCGGCGGTCTTCACGGTTCTTAG
- a CDS encoding uncharacterized protein (EggNog:ENOG41), whose protein sequence is MSATNVEKGSDANPVNDAANALGNLSINKPADDKAAANEAASASAAEGRRLYIGNLAYATTEGQLKDFFKSYLVESVSIPKNPRTDRPVGYAFVDLSTPNEADRAIAELSGKEILERKVSVQLARKPEPAGEKTEGANGEGSGAEGSRRRASGRGRGRGRGRGGRGGRGGRATGENDEKKGDEAAEGEATQAEPLKDITNTASEENKDDKKKNQNRPQRERRERGPPADGIPSKTKVMVANLPYDLTEEKKLLELFKAYEPSSAKIALRPIPRFMIKKLQARGEARKGRGFGFVTLASEELQQKAVAEMNGKEIEGREIAVKVAIDSPDKTDEEANAPAANGADEGATEAAAEPAAEAPAATA, encoded by the exons ATGTCTGCTACCAACGTGGAGAAAGGCTCCGACGCCAACCCCGTTAATGACGCTGCAAACGCTCTGGGCAACCTCTCAATCAACAAGCCTGCCGATGAcaaggccgccgccaacgAGGCCGCCTCGGCCAGCGCTGCTGAGGGTCGCCGCCTGTACATCGGCAACCTGGCATATGCGACAACTGAGGGACAGTTGAAGGACTTCTTCAAAAGCTATCTTGT CGAGTCTGTCTCGATCCCCAAGAACCCTCGTACCGACCGCCCTGTCGGATACGCTTTTGTCGACCTTTCTACCCCCAACGAGGCTGATCGTGCCATTGCTGAGCTTTCCGGCAAGGAGATCCTCGAGCGAAAGGTTTCCGTTCAGCTGGCTCGCAAGCCCGAGCCTGCTGGTGAGAAGACTGAGGGTGCTAACGGAGAGGGCTCCGGCGCGGAGGGCTCTCGTCGCCGAGCCTCTGGTCGTGGTCGCGGACGTGGCCGCGGACGTGGTGGCCGTGGTGGCCGTGGCGGTCGCGCCACTGGC GAGaatgatgagaagaagggagatgAAGCCGCCGAAGGTGAAGCTACCCAGGCTGAGCCTCTGAAGGACATCACCAACACAGCCTCGGAGGAGAACAAggacgacaagaagaagaaccagaACCGCCCTCAGCGTGAGCGCCGCGAGCGTGGCCCACCCGCTGATGGCATCCCTTCCAAGACCAAGGTCATGGTGGCCAACCTGCCATATGATCTAACTGAGGAGAAG AAGctccttgagctcttcaaggCCTACGAACCTTCGTCAGCCAAGATTGCTCTCCGACCCATCCCCCGTTTCATGATCAAGAAGCTCCAGGCTCGTGGCGAAGCCCGCAAGGGACGTGGCTTCGGTTTCGTGACCCTGGCTTCCGAGGAGCTCCAGCAGAAGGCCGTCGCTGAGATGAACGGAAAGGAGATTGAAGGACGTGAGATCGCTGTCAAGGTCGCCATCGATAGCCCCGACAAGACCGACGAGGAGGCCAACGCCCCGGCTGCCAACGGCGCTGATGAGGGCGCTaccgaggctgctgctgagcccgcTGCTGAGGCTCCTGCCGCCACTGCTTAA
- the CPA1 gene encoding Multifunctional pyrimidine synthesis protein CAD (BUSCO:EOG092D1YHF~MEROPS:MER0060647), with protein MFSKLAANFAQKAATAAAGSTRRVAFQTRFVSGQTLASSTKGKTVPFQTAQNGASLPATFTIRDGPIFRGKAFGANTNISGEAVFTTSLVGYPESMTDPSYRGQILVFTQPLIGNYGVPSSERDEYNLLKYFESPHIQCAGVVVSDVALQYSHWTAVESLGEWCSREGVPAISGVDTRAIVTFLREQGSSLARISVGDEYDADEDEGFVDPGQINLVKRVSTKAPFVVESPNADLHIALIDCGVKENILRSLVSRGASLTVFPYNYPIHKVAHHFDGVFISNGPGDPIHCQETIYNLARLMESSPIPIMGICLGHQLLAMAVGAKTIKMKYGNRAHNIPALDLTTGQCHITSQNHGYAVDSSTLPNDFKEYFVNLNDGSNEGMMHRTRPIFSTQFHPEAKGGPMDSSYLFEKYLENVRAAKSAQQVFKDNRPSQYILDILSKERVGVEPTPLVGFA; from the exons ATGTTCTCCAAGCTGGCGGCCAATTTTGCCCAAAAAGcggccactgctgctgcgggcTCCACTCGCCGAGTTGCTTTCCAGACCCGATTTGTGTCTGGTCAGACTCTTGCCAGCAGCACAAAGGGAAAGACTGTGCCTTTCCAGACTGCTCAAAACGGGGCTTCTCTGCCAGCTACCTTTACCATCCGA GATGGTCCCATCTTTCGAGGCAAGGCCTTTGGTGCCAACACCAACATCTCTGGCGAGGCTGTCTTCACCACTTCTCTCGTCGGCTATCCCGAGTCTATGACCGACCCGTCTTACCGTGGCCAGATTCTCGTCTTCACCCAGCCTCTGATTGGCAACTACGGCGTTCCCTCCAGTGAGCGTGACGAGTACAACCTCCTCAAGTACTTTGAGTCTCCTCACATCCAGTGCGCTGGTGTTGTTGTCTCCGATGTCGCCCTTCAATACAGCCACTGGACCGCCGTCGAGAGTCTGGGTGAGTGGTGTTCCCGCGAGGGTGTTCCCGCCATCTCCGGTGTCGACACTCGAGCCATTGTCACCTTCCTCCGAGAGCAGGGTTCTTCCCTCGCTAGGATCTCCGTTGGTGACGAGTACGAtgccgatgaggatgaaggcTTTGTCGACCCTGGCCAGATCAACCTGGTCAAGCGTGTCAGCACCAAAGCTCCCTTCGTGGTTGAGTCTCCCAACGCTGATCTCCACATTGCCCTGATCGACTGCGGTGTCAAGGAGAACATCCTCCGTAGCTTGGTCAGCCGTGGTGCTTCGCTCACTGTCTTCCCTTACAACTACCCGATCCACAAGGTTGCCCACCACTTCGACGGTGTCTTCATCTCCAACGGCCCCGGTGACCCAATTCACTGCCAAGAGACCATCTACAACCTTGCCCGCCTGATGGAGAGCTCTCCCATCCCCATCATGGGAATCTGTCTCGGCCACCAGCTTCTGGCCATGGCCGTTGGCGCCAAGACCATCAAGATGAAGTACGGCAACCGAGCCCACAACATCCCTGCTCTGGACTTGACCACCGGCCAGTGCCACATCACCTCCCAGAACCACGGATACGCCGTCGACTCCAGCACCCTGCCCAACGACTTCAAGGAGTACTTTGTCAACCTCAACGACGGTAGCAACGAGGGAATGATGCACAGGACCCGCCCCATCTTCTCTACCCAGTTCCACCCCGAGGCCAAGGGTGGCCCAATGGACAGCTCTTACCTCTTCGAGAAGTACCTTGAGAACGTCCGCGCTGCCAAGAGCGCTCAGCAGGTCTTCAAGGACAACCGGCCCAGCCAGTACATTCTCGACATTCTGAGCAAGGAGcgtgttggtgttgagccTACTCCTCTTGTCGGCTTTGCTTAA
- a CDS encoding uncharacterized protein (EggNog:ENOG41): protein MAANKTSAIADQEPVDVLFALQPGFDMLDFAGPLSAFYKAQHDPADSSTRAFEVTLAGLEPQVLSKQGTIVQSQITFREAHDRLEEFDVLVVLGGNVDEVVKKETEPLGLITAFSDLQKKDPARERTVLSVSTGSHLLAREGILCGLSATTLTDHLTTFENLCSDAATRYLTERTDVIEDARYVVNNLRFELTEDESPYTRRASDAGRPHGRKGSISFKESNTRRESIARRAAMRLGGLRVITAGAHGAGVDAALYLVSALVDEQCAEEVARSMQWTWTKGVVVDGLDV, encoded by the exons ATGGCTGCGAATAAGACTTCAGCTATTGCTGACCAGGAACCTGTCGATGTCCTCTTTGCTTTGCAGCCTGGCTTCGACATGCTTGACTTTGCAGGCCCATTGTCTGCTTTCTACAAGGCGCAGCACGATCCCGCTGATTCCT CCACCAGAGCATTTGAGGTGACGCTTGCGGGCCTTGAGCCACAGGTCCTTTCCAAGCAGGGCACCATCGTCCAGTCCCAGATTACCTTTAGGGAAGCTCATGACCGCCTTGAGGAGTTTGATGTTCTCGTCGTTCTCGGCGGAAACGTCGATGAGGTCGTCAAGAAGGAAACTGAACCTCTTGGTCTCATCACTGCCTTTTCCGACCTTCAGAAGAAGGATCCGGCCAGAGAACGAACGGTCCTGTCCGTCTCCACCGGCTCACACCTGCTTGCCCGAGAGGGCATCCTCTGTGGCCTTTCCGCCACCACCCTCACCGACCACCTTACCACATTTGAGAACCTTTGCAGCGACGCTGCCACACGATACTTGACTGAGCGAACCGATGTCATCGAGGACGCCAGATACGTAGTCAACAACCTTCGCTTTGAGCTCACTGAAGATGAGAGCCCATACACACGCCGCGCGTCCGATGCTGGACGACCTCACGGCCG AAAGGGAAGCATCTCCTTCAAGGAGTCCAACACACGTCGTGAGTCGATTGCCAGGCGTGCAGCGATGCGCCTCGGTGGCCTTCGAGTTATAACCGCTGGGGCTCATGGCGCTGGCGTGGATGCAGCTTTGTATCTCGTCAGCGCCTTGGTGGATGAGCAGTGCGCTGAAGAGGTGGCTCGGTCCATGCAGTGGACTTGGACCAAGGGTGTCGTCGTCGACGGCCTCGACGTCTAA